DNA from Candidatus Cloacimonas sp.:
TTTGCCTGATAACCAGTAGGATAACAAATGGCAGCTTCTTTGCCGACAAATTTTGCCAATTCGTTTTCCAGCTCTATGTGAATATCAAGAGTTCCGTTTAGAAAACGACTGCCAGCGCAACCACTGCCATATTTTTGGATGGCATTAATGGCTGCTTCTTTTACGCGTGGATGATTTGTTAGTCCCAAATAGCTGTTGGAACCCATCATCAACATCTTTTTCCCGTTGCAGATTACTTCTGTATCCTGCTCGGAAGTTATTTCTCTGAAATATGGATAAAAGCCCATAGCCATAATTTTGCGGGCATCCGTAAATTTATAACATTTATCCAGTAAGCTCACCTTTACCTCTTTTAGATTATTTGAAAGTTCTTCAGATTATTATACAAGACCTTAACCAAGTTGTATGTCATATACACAAGAGGGACTGATATCAGCATCCAAAAAATGCCTCCATACCAACCCCCGGCAATTAAAGTAAGAAGAACTAAAAGCGGATGCATATTTATTGTTCCTCCTACAACTACAGGGTAAACGATATTATTATCTATCAATTGAACGATATACATCGCCAATATTACATAAAGGGCAAAGAGTATTGAACCTCCATTGATTAAAACAGTTACTACAGCCAAAGCTCCTCCCAAAAAAGGTCCAAAATAGGGTATTATATTGGCTACTCCAGCTGTGGCTCCAATTAAGACGGAATTTGGAACACCCACTATGGTTAAAGCAGTAGATGCCAAAATGCCAACCGCTATAATTTCAAATAAGATAGCGCGTAAGAAGTTGCCTACTGTGCTGTCAATTTTCCTCATCATAATAATACAAAGTTCAAAATAGCGATTGTGGAACATACCGATGATGCTTTTGCGAAGCTTGTATTTATCCTTCAATAAAAAGAAGCTGATCAAGGGAACCGTAATAATGACGGAAATAGTGGAAAAGATCTTTTTGTAATTATCTATCAACAACTTGGGGATTTTTGCCAGAAAAGCATTGGTCTGATCTAACAATTCCACAAATTTTGGGGCTATGCTTAAGCCGGGAATTTTGGTATCCAGCTCTGCCAGAAAATCGTAAATATTGCTAACGAAAGGTAATGTTACCATATATCTTCCAGTTAGCTGTTCTCCGCTTGCCAAAATATTAAACAGATTATTGCCTTGCTGAATTAAAGCTGGAACTAAACGCGAAGTGAACCAAGCAATCACTCCCGCGATAATAAGATAAATTGTAATTACAGCCAGCCAGCGGGGAAAGTGTTTTCGCTCAAACCAGCCGACAAAAGGATCAAGAATATAAGAAAAAATAAGAGCATAGACGAGGTAATAAATGATGGAATGGTAAAAAAACAAACCCAAAATGAGAAGTGCAGATAAGAGAGTATAAAAGACCAACCTTGTCCAGTTCATTAATCTGCTGTTTCCTGTTTTGCCGTAATTTTAAAAATGTAGTTACTAA
Protein-coding regions in this window:
- a CDS encoding AI-2E family transporter, which translates into the protein MNWTRLVFYTLLSALLILGLFFYHSIIYYLVYALIFSYILDPFVGWFERKHFPRWLAVITIYLIIAGVIAWFTSRLVPALIQQGNNLFNILASGEQLTGRYMVTLPFVSNIYDFLAELDTKIPGLSIAPKFVELLDQTNAFLAKIPKLLIDNYKKIFSTISVIITVPLISFFLLKDKYKLRKSIIGMFHNRYFELCIIMMRKIDSTVGNFLRAILFEIIAVGILASTALTIVGVPNSVLIGATAGVANIIPYFGPFLGGALAVVTVLINGGSILFALYVILAMYIVQLIDNNIVYPVVVGGTINMHPLLVLLTLIAGGWYGGIFWMLISVPLVYMTYNLVKVLYNNLKNFQII
- a CDS encoding aminotransferase class I/II-fold pyridoxal phosphate-dependent enzyme; protein product: MSLLDKCYKFTDARKIMAMGFYPYFREITSEQDTEVICNGKKMLMMGSNSYLGLTNHPRVKEAAINAIQKYGSGCAGSRFLNGTLDIHIELENELAKFVGKEAAICYPTGYQANVGCISTMVGKNDFVITDKYDHASIIDGALLAEG